In a single window of the Pithys albifrons albifrons isolate INPA30051 chromosome 19, PitAlb_v1, whole genome shotgun sequence genome:
- the AXIN2 gene encoding axin-2 isoform X2, which produces MSSAVVLAHLPDPSSSFREDAPRPPVPGEEGEAPCPQLASSFLPKSQSFKAMPVPPAPRRNENGLGEPEGSASPDSPLARWTKSLHSLLGDQDGAYLFRTFLEREKCVDTLDFWFACNGFRQMDLKDTKTLRVAKAIYKRYIENNSIVSKQLKPATKTYIRDSIKKQQIDSIMFDQAQTEIQTVMEENAYQMFLTSDIYLEYVRSGGENPAYMTSNGLGSLKVVCGYLPTLNEEEEWSCADFKNKILPSVVGLSSKMLRVTADVRATETIENGYRSFKRNDPVNPYHVNSGYVFAPATSANDSEISSDALTDDSMSMTDSSVDGIPPYRIGSKKQLQREMHRSVKANGQVSLPHFPRTHRLPKEMTPVEPAAFAAELISRLEKLKQEQETMDCLEERLQQIKEEEEKEGSELPPSLQSGRDMVNPQHPLSLLPSGSYEEDPQAILDEHLSRVLKTPGCQSPGVGRHSPRARSPDRLPTGKLPPGAASLAACALVGKGFVTKQTTKHVHHHYIHHHTMPKTKEQIEAEAAQRVQCCCPMGSDYYCYPKCKGHPKNTDPPLPPLEPFGTGTLLKRPSRGVESVAPPGGDGGLPGPGGVQLPGGEADRAQNVWQWMLESERQNKHKPHSTQSTKKSYSSECAKGAPGRHHPWGPGSHPRGAQPAHPFVQDPAMPPLSPPNTLAQLEEACRRLAEVSKPQKQRCSTSNQPRDRNHSGAIQGGSAPFCNASLTEEHKEPKKLPVVHTSQSSELVVTYFFCGEEIPYRRMLKAQSLTLGHFKEQLSKKGNYRYYFKKASDEFDCGAVFEEIWEDETILPMYEGRILGKVERID; this is translated from the exons ATGAGCAGCGCCGTGGTCCTCGCCCACCTCCCAGaccccagcagcagcttcagggaAGACGCCccccgaccccctgtcccgggggaggaaggagaagcacCATGCCCGCAACTCGCCAGCTCGTTCCTGCCCAAAAGCCAAAGCTTCAAGGCCATGCCGGTGCCTCCTGCCCCGCGCAGGAACGAGAACGGACTCGGGGAGCCGGAGGGCAGCGCGTCCCCGGACTCCCCTCTGGCCAGATGGACCAAATCCTTGCATTCCTTGTTGGGAGATCAAGATGGTGCCTATCTTTTTCGGACCtttctggaaagggaaaaatgtgtGGATACCTTAGACTTTTGGTTTGCCTGCAATGGCTTCAGGCAGATGGACCTTAAGGATACCAAAACTTTGCGAGTAGCCAAAGCTATTTACAAAAGGTACATCGAGAACAACAGCATCGTCTCCAAGCAGCTCAAACCTGCCACCAAGACCTACATAAGGGACAGCATCAAGAAGCAGCAGATAGATTCCATCATGTTTGATCAGGCACAGACTGAGATTCAGACTGTGATGGAGGAAAATGCTTACCAGATGTTTTTAACTTCTGATATATACCTCGAATACGTGCGGAGTGGAGGAGAGAATCCCGCTTACATGACCAGCAATGGGCTGGGGAGCTTAAAAGTTGTCTGTGGCTATCTCCCGACCTTGAATGAAGAAGAGGAATGGAGCTGTGcagactttaaaaacaaaatcttgCCTTCAGTAGTTGGACTATCCAGCAAGATGTTGAGGGTTACAGCGGATGTCAGAGCTACGGAAACGATCGAGAATGGATACAG GTCCTTCAAGAGGAATGATCCTGTTAACCCATACCACGTGAACTCTGGCTATGTGTTCGCCCCAGCGACCAGCGCGAACGACAGCGAAATATCCAGTGATGCCCTGACGGACGACTCCATGTCGATGACGGACAGCAGCGT AGATGGGATCCCCCCGTACAGAATTGGAAGCAAGAAGCAGCTCCAGCGGGAAATGCATCGGAGCGTCAAGGCCAACGGTCAAGTTTCTCTACCTCATTTTCCG AGGACCCACCGTCTTCCCAAGGAGATGACCCCGGTGGAGCCAGCTGCCTTCGCCGCCGAGCTCATTTCCCGGCTAGAGAAGctgaagcaggagcaggaaaCCATGGACTGTCTGgaggagaggctgcagcagaTCAAGGAG gaggaagagaaggagggcTCCGAGCTGCCCCCCAGCCTGCAGAGCGGGCGGGACATGGTGAACCCCCAGCACCCACTCTCACTCCTGCCCTCGGGCAGCTACGAGGAGGACCCCCAGGCCATCCTGGACGAGCACCTCTCCCGCGTGCTGAAGACCCCCGGCTGCCAATCGCCCGGCGTGGGCCGACACAGCCCCCGTGCCCGCTCCCCTGACCGCCTGCCCACGGGCAAGCTGCCGCCTGGCGCAGCATCGCTGGCCGCCTGCGCCCTGGTGGGCAAGGGCTTCGTCACCAAGCAGACCACCAAGCACGTGCACCACCACTACATCCACCACCACACCATGCCCAAGACGAAGGAGCAGATCGAAGCCGAGGCGGCGCAGCgggtgcagtgctgctgccccatGGGCAGCGACTACTACTGCTACCCCAAGTGCAAGGGCCACCCCAAAAACACAGATCCCCCTCTCCCTCCGCTGGAGCCCTTCGG GACGGGGACGCTGCTGAAGAGGCCGAGCCGAGGAGTGGAGAGCGTGGCCCCGCCGGGCGGGGACGGGGGGCTGCCCGGCCCCGGAGGGGTGCAGCTCCCGGGGGGCGAAGCAGACCGGGCACAGAACGTCTGGCAGTGGATGTTGGAGAGCGAGAGACAAAATAAGCACAAGCCCCATAG CACACAAAGCACAAAGAAGTCCTACAGCTCCGAGTGCGCCAAGGGGGCCCCCGGCCGCCACCACCCGTGGGGGCCCGGCAGCCACCCTCGGGGGGCACAGCCCGCCCACCCCTTCGTGCAGGACCCCGCCATGCCCCCGCTCAGCCCGCCCaacaccctggcacagctggaggaagCGTGTCGCCGCCTCGCCGAGGTCTCCAAGCCGCAGAAACAGCG ATGTTCAACCTCAAATCAGCCGAGGGACCGAAACCACTCTGGTGCCATTCAGGGGGGAAGTGCCCCTTTCTGCAATGCAAGTCTAACAGAAGA gCACAAAGAGCCAAAGAAACTGCCAGTTGTTCACACCTCTCAGTCCAGTGAGTTGGTTGTCACCTATTTTTTTTGTGGAGAAGAAATTCCCTACAGGAGGATGTTAAAGGCCCAGAGCCTGACACTTGGGCACTTTAAAGAACAGCTGAGCAAAAAGGGAAATTACAG ATACTACTTCAAAAAAGCAAGCGACGAGTTCGACTGCGGCGCCGTGTTTGAAGAGATTTGGGAAGATGAAACCATCCTGCCCATGTACGAAGGAAGGATCCTGGGGAAAGTAGAAAGGATTGATTGA
- the AXIN2 gene encoding axin-2 isoform X1: MSSAVVLAHLPDPSSSFREDAPRPPVPGEEGEAPCPQLASSFLPKSQSFKAMPVPPAPRRNENGLGEPEGSASPDSPLARWTKSLHSLLGDQDGAYLFRTFLEREKCVDTLDFWFACNGFRQMDLKDTKTLRVAKAIYKRYIENNSIVSKQLKPATKTYIRDSIKKQQIDSIMFDQAQTEIQTVMEENAYQMFLTSDIYLEYVRSGGENPAYMTSNGLGSLKVVCGYLPTLNEEEEWSCADFKNKILPSVVGLSSKMLRVTADVRATETIENGYRSFKRNDPVNPYHVNSGYVFAPATSANDSEISSDALTDDSMSMTDSSVDGIPPYRIGSKKQLQREMHRSVKANGQVSLPHFPRTHRLPKEMTPVEPAAFAAELISRLEKLKQEQETMDCLEERLQQIKEEEEKEGSELPPSLQSGRDMVNPQHPLSLLPSGSYEEDPQAILDEHLSRVLKTPGCQSPGVGRHSPRARSPDRLPTGKLPPGAASLAACALVGKGFVTKQTTKHVHHHYIHHHTMPKTKEQIEAEAAQRVQCCCPMGSDYYCYPKCKGHPKNTDPPLPPLEPFGRTGTLLKRPSRGVESVAPPGGDGGLPGPGGVQLPGGEADRAQNVWQWMLESERQNKHKPHSTQSTKKSYSSECAKGAPGRHHPWGPGSHPRGAQPAHPFVQDPAMPPLSPPNTLAQLEEACRRLAEVSKPQKQRCSTSNQPRDRNHSGAIQGGSAPFCNASLTEEHKEPKKLPVVHTSQSSELVVTYFFCGEEIPYRRMLKAQSLTLGHFKEQLSKKGNYRYYFKKASDEFDCGAVFEEIWEDETILPMYEGRILGKVERID; the protein is encoded by the exons ATGAGCAGCGCCGTGGTCCTCGCCCACCTCCCAGaccccagcagcagcttcagggaAGACGCCccccgaccccctgtcccgggggaggaaggagaagcacCATGCCCGCAACTCGCCAGCTCGTTCCTGCCCAAAAGCCAAAGCTTCAAGGCCATGCCGGTGCCTCCTGCCCCGCGCAGGAACGAGAACGGACTCGGGGAGCCGGAGGGCAGCGCGTCCCCGGACTCCCCTCTGGCCAGATGGACCAAATCCTTGCATTCCTTGTTGGGAGATCAAGATGGTGCCTATCTTTTTCGGACCtttctggaaagggaaaaatgtgtGGATACCTTAGACTTTTGGTTTGCCTGCAATGGCTTCAGGCAGATGGACCTTAAGGATACCAAAACTTTGCGAGTAGCCAAAGCTATTTACAAAAGGTACATCGAGAACAACAGCATCGTCTCCAAGCAGCTCAAACCTGCCACCAAGACCTACATAAGGGACAGCATCAAGAAGCAGCAGATAGATTCCATCATGTTTGATCAGGCACAGACTGAGATTCAGACTGTGATGGAGGAAAATGCTTACCAGATGTTTTTAACTTCTGATATATACCTCGAATACGTGCGGAGTGGAGGAGAGAATCCCGCTTACATGACCAGCAATGGGCTGGGGAGCTTAAAAGTTGTCTGTGGCTATCTCCCGACCTTGAATGAAGAAGAGGAATGGAGCTGTGcagactttaaaaacaaaatcttgCCTTCAGTAGTTGGACTATCCAGCAAGATGTTGAGGGTTACAGCGGATGTCAGAGCTACGGAAACGATCGAGAATGGATACAG GTCCTTCAAGAGGAATGATCCTGTTAACCCATACCACGTGAACTCTGGCTATGTGTTCGCCCCAGCGACCAGCGCGAACGACAGCGAAATATCCAGTGATGCCCTGACGGACGACTCCATGTCGATGACGGACAGCAGCGT AGATGGGATCCCCCCGTACAGAATTGGAAGCAAGAAGCAGCTCCAGCGGGAAATGCATCGGAGCGTCAAGGCCAACGGTCAAGTTTCTCTACCTCATTTTCCG AGGACCCACCGTCTTCCCAAGGAGATGACCCCGGTGGAGCCAGCTGCCTTCGCCGCCGAGCTCATTTCCCGGCTAGAGAAGctgaagcaggagcaggaaaCCATGGACTGTCTGgaggagaggctgcagcagaTCAAGGAG gaggaagagaaggagggcTCCGAGCTGCCCCCCAGCCTGCAGAGCGGGCGGGACATGGTGAACCCCCAGCACCCACTCTCACTCCTGCCCTCGGGCAGCTACGAGGAGGACCCCCAGGCCATCCTGGACGAGCACCTCTCCCGCGTGCTGAAGACCCCCGGCTGCCAATCGCCCGGCGTGGGCCGACACAGCCCCCGTGCCCGCTCCCCTGACCGCCTGCCCACGGGCAAGCTGCCGCCTGGCGCAGCATCGCTGGCCGCCTGCGCCCTGGTGGGCAAGGGCTTCGTCACCAAGCAGACCACCAAGCACGTGCACCACCACTACATCCACCACCACACCATGCCCAAGACGAAGGAGCAGATCGAAGCCGAGGCGGCGCAGCgggtgcagtgctgctgccccatGGGCAGCGACTACTACTGCTACCCCAAGTGCAAGGGCCACCCCAAAAACACAGATCCCCCTCTCCCTCCGCTGGAGCCCTTCGG CAGGACGGGGACGCTGCTGAAGAGGCCGAGCCGAGGAGTGGAGAGCGTGGCCCCGCCGGGCGGGGACGGGGGGCTGCCCGGCCCCGGAGGGGTGCAGCTCCCGGGGGGCGAAGCAGACCGGGCACAGAACGTCTGGCAGTGGATGTTGGAGAGCGAGAGACAAAATAAGCACAAGCCCCATAG CACACAAAGCACAAAGAAGTCCTACAGCTCCGAGTGCGCCAAGGGGGCCCCCGGCCGCCACCACCCGTGGGGGCCCGGCAGCCACCCTCGGGGGGCACAGCCCGCCCACCCCTTCGTGCAGGACCCCGCCATGCCCCCGCTCAGCCCGCCCaacaccctggcacagctggaggaagCGTGTCGCCGCCTCGCCGAGGTCTCCAAGCCGCAGAAACAGCG ATGTTCAACCTCAAATCAGCCGAGGGACCGAAACCACTCTGGTGCCATTCAGGGGGGAAGTGCCCCTTTCTGCAATGCAAGTCTAACAGAAGA gCACAAAGAGCCAAAGAAACTGCCAGTTGTTCACACCTCTCAGTCCAGTGAGTTGGTTGTCACCTATTTTTTTTGTGGAGAAGAAATTCCCTACAGGAGGATGTTAAAGGCCCAGAGCCTGACACTTGGGCACTTTAAAGAACAGCTGAGCAAAAAGGGAAATTACAG ATACTACTTCAAAAAAGCAAGCGACGAGTTCGACTGCGGCGCCGTGTTTGAAGAGATTTGGGAAGATGAAACCATCCTGCCCATGTACGAAGGAAGGATCCTGGGGAAAGTAGAAAGGATTGATTGA